The DNA sequence CGGTTTCACCTTTGCCGCGGTTTTCCCATGAAAGTCCACCCCAGGGGGGATGCCATGAACCCACTCCGGGGGGTGTTCTCGACCTGCAGCCCGAACAGGCCCAACCATATCGGCGCCAGCCTTGTCCTTTTGAAAGGTATAAGGGGGCCTGTCCTGGTGGTGGAGGGCCTTGACGCGGTGGACGGGACGCCGGTGGTGGACATCAAACCTTCCAGGGGGATAAACTGGGAGCGCGC is a window from the Thermovirga sp. genome containing:
- the tsaA gene encoding tRNA (N6-threonylcarbamoyladenosine(37)-N6)-methyltransferase TrmO — translated: MNGYPLYPVGYVRSPFKVPVPPERFHGVDSRIELMPEFEEALEGLEEGERLLVLFRFHLCRGFPMKVHPRGDAMNPLRGVFSTCSPNRPNHIGASLVLLKGIRGPVLVVEGLDAVDGTPVVDIKPSRGINWERA